A window of Chloroflexota bacterium genomic DNA:
CAGTGTAATAAGCATAGCATTTTTCATGCTGGCTTGCGGCCAGCACCACGAAGGATGAAAATACTTGTGCGCTGGCTGGTGAAAGGAGTTCGGAACGTCATTGGTGCCACGAGCCCGAGTAGCAATTTGAACCGGCGGCCTGCAGGCACCACAAATTGTGGCCTCGTTTTGGCGAGAGCACGTGGAGTAATGTCTTACAATGGTCTGGCCGCCCACTTGCCGGTAGCTCAAGTGAGGAGTGTCTAAATGGAAGTAGTGAACCCTAGGTGCTGTGGGCTGGACGTGCACAAGAAGACGGTGGTGGCATGTATCATTACGCCAGAAAAGAAGGAAACCCGCACCTTCTCCACCATGACTAACGACCTCTTGAAGCTCAAGGAATGGCTTACGGAGTACAGTGTGACCCATGTGGCCTTGGAGAGCACCGGTGTGCTGTGGAAGCCGGTGTACAACCTGCTGGAGGGAGATTTCACCGTGCTGGTGGTCAATGCCTTTCACATAAAGACTGTGCCGGGCAGAAAGACGGACGTCAAGGACGCAGAATGGATCGCCGATTTGCTTAAGCATGGGCTGTTGCGCGGCAGCTTCATCCCTGACCGAGGGCAGCGGGAACTGAGGGAACTGACACGCTATCGCCGTGGCCTTATCCAGCAGCGGGCCGATGTGGTGAACCGGATCCAGAAGGTGCTGGAGGGCGCTAATATAAAACTCAGTTCCGTGGCTACCGATGTGGTAGGAGCCTCGGGTCGGGCCATGCTGGAGGCGATGGTCCAGGGCACGGATGACCCCAGAGTGCTGGCGGCCTTGGCCAAGGGACGCATGCGGAACAAAATTACCCAGCTCGAGGAGGCTCTTCAGGGACTGGTGGGCCCGCACCAACGGATGCTTCTTGCCAGCCAGCTTCGTCATCTTACCTTCCTCGATGAAGAGATAGAGCGTCTGGATATGGAGGTGGCGGAGCGCATGCGCCCTTTTGAAGAGACGATGGAGAGGATGGACGACATACACGGCATGGGCCGAAGGTCATCCGAGGAGGTGCTGGCCGAAATCGGGGTAGACATGAGCCGGTTTCCCACGGTTGCCCATATAGCCTCATGGGCTGGTTTATGTCCAGGAAATAACGAGAGCGCCGGCAAGCGCAAGAGCGGGCGCACTTGCCACGGGGACACATGGTTGCAGTCAATCCTGGTGCAGGTTGCCTGGGCAGCCGCACGCACCAAAAACACATACCTCTCAGCACTGTACCATCGGCTTGCTGCGCGCAGGGGCGCTAAGCGGGCTATAATCGCAGTAGCGCATGCCATCCTAACCATCATATACTCCATGCTTCGTAACCACAGCCATTATCGCGATCTGGGAGCGACCTATTTTGACCAACTTAACCGACAGTCTGTCGTCCGCCGTTCTGTCCACCGTCTCGAAAGTCTCGGCTATAGCGTGACCCTGAACCCAGCCCCATCCCCAGCAGTGCCAGAACCGGTATTTTCGGAGTAATGCCAGTACCGATGCGCCCAAGGTAAAAGCGATGCGCCCCGAACACGCCTAAGAATACCCACAGAAGCCAAACAGCAATATGGCTCTTCTTCCGCATGGCAGTCTCGTCCCGAAGAACTAGAAGCTCTCTTTCTGTCAAATCGTGAACCGTGAGCCTTGGAATGCGTTCCATTTGTCCTCCCTTCCATGCCGCTTATCTCTGTGGCGACACCTTTCTAATTCCGTTTGATGACTCTGAA
This region includes:
- a CDS encoding IS110 family transposase, with amino-acid sequence MEVVNPRCCGLDVHKKTVVACIITPEKKETRTFSTMTNDLLKLKEWLTEYSVTHVALESTGVLWKPVYNLLEGDFTVLVVNAFHIKTVPGRKTDVKDAEWIADLLKHGLLRGSFIPDRGQRELRELTRYRRGLIQQRADVVNRIQKVLEGANIKLSSVATDVVGASGRAMLEAMVQGTDDPRVLAALAKGRMRNKITQLEEALQGLVGPHQRMLLASQLRHLTFLDEEIERLDMEVAERMRPFEETMERMDDIHGMGRRSSEEVLAEIGVDMSRFPTVAHIASWAGLCPGNNESAGKRKSGRTCHGDTWLQSILVQVAWAAARTKNTYLSALYHRLAARRGAKRAIIAVAHAILTIIYSMLRNHSHYRDLGATYFDQLNRQSVVRRSVHRLESLGYSVTLNPAPSPAVPEPVFSE
- a CDS encoding TM2 domain-containing protein, encoding MERIPRLTVHDLTERELLVLRDETAMRKKSHIAVWLLWVFLGVFGAHRFYLGRIGTGITPKIPVLALLGMGLGSGSRYSRDFRDGGQNGGRQTVG